The nucleotide sequence TTTTCACAACTGATAAAGGTTGTAATAAACCTACATCACTAATAGAATTTTTTAGTCTTTCAAACTCTTCTTCATTCATTTCTCTAAAGACTTCTTTATTTATTTCATTTTCCATGAGCTCGTCAACAGATATAGTTTTTAGGTTATTACCACTATCAAAACTGATAGTTTTTTCTTCCACCTTATTTACGCTCTTTGCTAAATTATCTTTCAATATTTTCTTCATTATTATATCAACCTTTCCTTATTTAATTTATTTAGACATTCTTTCCAAAATCTCATCTGTTAAATCCTTATAATCGATTGCTCCATTAGATTTTTTATCATATAAGCATACAGGCAACTCAGCAAATGGACTTTCTTCCATTTTTGAGTTTTGTCTTATTATAGTGTTAAATAATAAGTTACCAAATTGAGAGTTTTGGATTGATTCATGAAGCTCTTTGTATAAAGCACTTCTTGTCTTATACATAGTTTCCACGATACCTAAAATTTTAAGTTCAGGATTAGTTTCTTCCTTTATAGCAAATACCATTTCTTGTAGATAATCAAAACCTTCAAGAGAATATTTTTCTAATCTCATAGGAACGATTAAATTATCTGATGCTGTCATAGCATTAAGGTTAAGTATATTATCAGAAGGACCACAATCTACTA is from Acetoanaerobium noterae and encodes:
- a CDS encoding ParA family protein is translated as MKNVISFINFKGGVGKTTSTISIAGELSSRGYKVLIVDLDPSGNLSSAVGRKGDNKEMDHTSKLLKGVENPSDLVLSTDIENLFIIPTCSGNLTRTMREIQSESFRRTDIRLKKGLEPLQDTFDYILVDCGPSDNILNLNAMTASDNLIVPMRLEKYSLEGFDYLQEMVFAIKEETNPELKILGIVETMYKTRSALYKELHESIQNSQFGNLLFNTIIRQNSKMEESPFAELPVCLYDKKSNGAIDYKDLTDEILERMSK